The Streptomyces durmitorensis genome contains the following window.
CCACCGAACTGACAATCCGCGACCTTGTCGTCGGGGACGGGCTTGAGGCGAAGCCGGGCAGGGTTGTCCGGGTTCACTACGTCGGGGTCACCCTCGAGTCCGGAAAAGAGTTCGACACCTCCTGGGGCCGGGGCCAGACGTTCAAGTTCGCCGTGGGCGGTGGCAAGGTCATCAAGGGCTGGGACCGCGGTGTCAGAGGGATGAAGGTCGGCGGCCGGCGCGAGATCATCGTTCCGCCGCGCCTCGGTTACGGCAACCAGTCACCCTCGCCGTTGATCCCGGCGGGCTCGACACTCGTCTTCGTGGTGGATCTGTTCTCCGTCGCAGTCTGAGGCCTTCTGCTACCCGGCTCTCCGTCCGGAACCA
Protein-coding sequences here:
- a CDS encoding FKBP-type peptidyl-prolyl cis-trans isomerase, yielding MSELTKPEIDLPEGDAPTELTIRDLVVGDGLEAKPGRVVRVHYVGVTLESGKEFDTSWGRGQTFKFAVGGGKVIKGWDRGVRGMKVGGRREIIVPPRLGYGNQSPSPLIPAGSTLVFVVDLFSVAV